The sequence below is a genomic window from Gouania willdenowi chromosome 12, fGouWil2.1, whole genome shotgun sequence.
AGGAACCACAGGTTTCACAACCGCATGTACTTCTTCATAGGCAACCTAGCACTGTGCGACATGCTGGCCGGAGTTGCTTACCTGGTCAACTTGCTCCTGTCAGGAGACAAGACCCTGAAGCTCTCACCTGCTCTGTGGTTTGTCAGGGAGGGGAGTATGTTTGTAGCGCTAGGTGCCTCCATTTTTAGTCTGCTTGCGATTGCTATTGAGAGACACCTGACAATGATAAAAATGAGGCCCTACGATTCCAACAAGAACTACAGAGTGTTCCTGCTCATAGGGACGTGCTGGCTGATTGCGATATGTCTTGGAGCGTTGCCCATTTTAGGCTGGAACTGCCTGGACAACCTCCCCGACTGCTCCACCGTCCTCCCGCTCTACACCAAGAAGTACGTAGCCTTCTGCATTTCTGTCTTTATGATCCTGCTCCTGGCCATGTCAGTCCTCTACGCACGCATCTACATCCTGGTTAAGTCCAGCAGCCGTAAAGTAAGCAAGAACAGCAATTCCGAACACGCAATGTCCCTGTTGCGCACCGTCATCATCGTGGTCGGGGTCTTTATTGTCTGCTGGACTCCCATTTTCATTCTTTTGCTGGTGGACGTCGCCTGCTACCCGCCGCGCCGCTGCCCCATCCTCTACAAGGCCGACTGGTTCATCGCTGTGGCCGTGCTAAACTCCGCCATGAACCCCATCATCTACACGTTGGCCAGTCGGGAGATGAGGCGGGCCTTCTTGGGTCTGATTTGTGGGGTTTGCTACAGTGGAGAGGTTTCTATAAACGGCAGCGGGAATAGGCAGCCTCTGGAGGTCAGCCGGAGCAGGAGCAAGTCATGGAGTAGCCAGAACGCAAATCAGAACCAGCAGAGCTCCAAGCAGGCGGGACGGGAAAAAGAACAGGAGGTTGATACGGGGCAAGGGCAGGTGGTCGTGGTGGTAGGAGCGAGTAAGACTGCAGCTGAGACGCTccctgaatgaatgaatgacacgTCTGTGTCATCAGTCATTGGACGATCATTCCTATGGTGGCACTTGAAATGAGAACAGACACAAGTATGAGGCAAACATCTTCTGTGACTGTGTCTCGGTATCAGTGATCAACAAGTATCTTTAAAATGGATCTTCCGAAAGGTTCTTCTGAGGGAACTTGTGAAACTCTTGGGAATACATGAATGACACACATTGACGTTCAATTCTTGGTGCTATTTCCCTTCAAAGCACAAAGACTTACCTTGTGGTTGTggttgtaaaaacaataaatggatTCTTCTCTAGGTAAGACGTGCAAACATAGATCTGCACAAGTGAGAATGTACAAATCTAGTACTATTTATTACACTGTGTATTCTTTGtagtttacattaaaatactcagATTATTGATGAACAAACATGTCTTGAAGAGGAACATGtgccttttattaaaaaaaaaaaaacagtagcaTTGTGTTAGAATTAAAATCTGCATTTGTATTCTATGTAATAAGAGCCAACTGCATCTATAGTTTGACTAGAGCTCTATCTGCTGGATATTAGCAGAACTGCTGCATGTTCAGTCCAATTGATTAGgttggaagaaaaaaagtgcTTGTAAAGCAAATTATTGCAGCATGTAAAGTTATTAtctaaatgcatttatttatag
It includes:
- the s1pr3b gene encoding sphingosine 1-phosphate receptor 3; this encodes MNNPQIELHYNYTGKLDHRPTADACPGIVDTKTIVFLVICSFIVLENLTVLVAIWRNHRFHNRMYFFIGNLALCDMLAGVAYLVNLLLSGDKTLKLSPALWFVREGSMFVALGASIFSLLAIAIERHLTMIKMRPYDSNKNYRVFLLIGTCWLIAICLGALPILGWNCLDNLPDCSTVLPLYTKKYVAFCISVFMILLLAMSVLYARIYILVKSSSRKVSKNSNSEHAMSLLRTVIIVVGVFIVCWTPIFILLLVDVACYPPRRCPILYKADWFIAVAVLNSAMNPIIYTLASREMRRAFLGLICGVCYSGEVSINGSGNRQPLEVSRSRSKSWSSQNANQNQQSSKQAGREKEQEVDTGQGQVVVVVGASKTAAETLPE